AAAGATTTTTATGACATGGTAATGTAAGAGGAAGTGGATTtggaggatgattttttttttttaatcctcattcTATATGGAAAATGGGCATCTAAAATCCCTTACACCCTGATTTAGATTTAATGTCAcacatacaaaacaaaacaaaacaaaaccaaccacACAACTACAGAGTAATTAATTGGAAATTTGGTACATTTCTTCAACTAAGAATATTATATATGCTAGTAGAATAAAATTACAGTAAGTTTTACAGAAATTAAAGCATTCAAAGGAAATAAGGGAGTGAGCTTTTCCAAGGGAAGGCTACATGTTAAGCAAGTATtaaaacttataaaataaaatagatagttCCTTTTCCTGGAAGAATCCAAAATAATTTGTCCATTAATTCTTTTCACTCTAGTTGGAAGTAGTAAAACCAAAGCTgtaatcttaaaaataatttccaaaaactGTGCTATTGCATTTTTACTAGTCTCCTTCCcatgctatttaattttttactatTATGTAGGATTCAATCAGTCAGAAGTCAGTAACACATAAGTttactactttttctttttctttcataagtTCCAATTAATAAACTAAAATCTGTTAGCATTGCCAATTGAAAATTACAGAAACTgaccatttattttcctttacatcCTCGTCATTAACTTCTTCCTTTTACTGCCAGCATTGTTAACAATGTTATTGGGATACAACTTCTAACAGTGGTTAATCACTTGAAGAATATCAGACCAGTAATCAGTTGTTATATTCACTAAGAAATTTGCCTTCACTTGATAATAGAAGAcagaagtttattttaaatgttgAGGTTGTGAAGCCACAACTGTTTGCCTTTCTTACACAGTTATATTGTACTCTTTAACCACAGAAAACAAAGGGACAAAGTTATCCTTGCCTTGAAAGAGTCGGGCATCCTAGTAATACAGTAGTTTGTTTTAAATTTGACATACTTAGCACCTAAACCTTTCATTTTCCCAGGCAAATCTTccttttgcctaaaatcacagaGCAGGCTTTTACTTCTACTATTGACTTAGtgatatatgaataatatttttcctcaaaGGAAATTTAATATCCAGGATATTAAAACTAGTCAATACTTCTTAGAAAGCTGCCAGTTTTGCTAGCTGCCTCAGTGGATAACATGTTGgtctgagtcagaaagacctgagttaaaatgcaaatactaattgtgtaatcctgggcaaaaaACTTAACTACcatgtgactcagtttcctcaaatataaaatggtaacacctacctcacagagttgttgaaagggtcaaatgagataatatctataaagcaatttgcaaacattaaattgttagctattattttttcaGCCTGTTATAATAGATTTTTACCTGATAATCTTTCAGTCTGTAGACGTTTCCATATTTTGTATATAGACATACTTTGAAGATATTGCAGGTTAAGTTCCAGACTACTGCAATTAAGAGAATATGCCAATAAAGCAAGTCACACAAATATTGTGGTTTCCCAGTGCATGTAAAAGTTATATTATACTAGACTGTCGTCTGTTAAATGTACAATAGTATTATTAGGTGTAGCAATATAATGTAcatatcttaatttaaaaatactttattgctaaaaatgctaACCATCTCAGCCTTCAATGGGTTATAATTCTTTTGCTGATAGAGGGTCTTGGTTTGAGGTTGATGGCTGCTGATTGATCAGGATGGTGGATGCTTGAGATTGGGGTGACCATGGCAgcttcttaaaataaaacaaaaatgaagtttgCCCCATTGATTGATTTTTCCTTTCACCTGAACACCTAAAAGACTGTAGAATTTTTAATGGGCCTAATTTCGATACTGTGTATTTCAAGGAATAGGGAACCCCCTGAGAGCTAGAGAGAAAGGTAGAGGAATAGCCAGGGGAGCAGTCAGAACATATACATAATTAAGTTTACCATTTTATATGGGTACAGTTTATGGTGCTCCAAAACTATTACAGTAGATCACCATTATAGATCACCATAAAAGACAAAATCagaatgaaaaagtttaaaatattgtgACAGTTAATAAAATGTGACACAGAGGCACAATGTGAGCACATCCTATTGGAAAAATGGCCCTGGTAGACAGGAGGGCTTAGTACAGAGTTGCCATAAACTTTcagtttgttttaaataaaaaatcccACAATATCTACAAAGCTTAAAAAAAGGAAGTGTAATAAAATGACGTGCCAAAATAGCTATCTTAATAAAtacagttttttccttttttaaaatacacttttAATCTGTTGGTTTTATTCAGTTACCTCTTGTAAATTTTtgtgtttaaattttaaatgtaaaatgtagaaatatgtatagaagaattgcacattttaacatatattggattacttgatgtttAGAGAAGTgggtggagagaagagaaggagaaaaatttggaacacaaggttttgcaaaggtgaatgttgaaaattatctttgcatatattttgaaaataaaaggctattagtatttttcaaattttatgtaAAACTAATGTTTAAGATCTTTGACTCCAAGTCATGAACAGTTGTATGTTGTTTTCTATTAGAAAAGCAGTTCAACTATTATCATATTTTCCAAATAAtactttttctattattaaaaaaaattctgattaaaGATCATGGATCTGTCTATTTTGAAGTTTAGCATCTAGAGTTTCTAAAGACctaaataatattcattttaaatgcaAAATCCACAAGTAGTAGCTGACTATAGTCAACAATGCATagtattatatgttatattaaaggttaagtgtcttgttcagagtcatacagctattaagtgtctgagaccatatttgaactcaaagagttttcctaactccaggactgAGACTTTATAGTGCAccaatcatttttataaattgcttttaaaatggtTTTGAGTGAAATATATTTAGTTCTGCTTGCAAATACATTGATTAGGAAataaatgtatcttttatttACTCTTACCTTGCAACAGATCCCACCTAGAAATGTTCTTTCTTATCTTTGTTCACCTACAAAGTCATTTTtcaaattgagattttttttttttttgtccttagaAAGTGAAACTTGTACTGGCATTGAACCAAGGAAACAAAATGAGcataaagaagaagagaagggagagaggagccTGTCCAGTAATCAGATTGATGAGCTGATGGAGGCAGTCAGTCCTCCAGTAAGTGCCAGCAAAGACCACATGGAGGAGCAGGAGGGCAGAGCTGAATCAACACTGGAGTCACACACCCAGCCCTCAGAGACAGTGGGCAGCAGGCCTGGTTCTGATTCTTCTGAGAATTCAAGTAAAGAGGACAGCTGCTTACCACTGGGTGAGACAGAAGGCCATGAGGATGtagcaaaaagggaaggaattgCCGAGCTGATTTCTGGATTATCAATGGTAGATCCCTTGATTTTATCCAGCAGTGAACATATACCTCTTTCTCTGAATCCTGAAGATGAAAATTTACAGGCTGAAGGAAATGGACTCCAATGGCAACCCCAGGATGCCCCTGATGTTACTGCGAGAGAAGAATATGAAAATAGTGCATTAAATCAGCAGCAACCCGATCTTATAGATAATGATGGAAAATTACCACCACAAAATGTGCATTATGAAGATAATAGAACATCTGACTTGGAGGATCCAGAATTACATCTAGGACCagaggaatggagagaagaggaggaagaagaggaggacgaggaggaagtcagtaaagaaacaaaagattacTTGAACAAGCTTTTAGAAGGATGCCTAAAAGACAGTGAACCTTGTCTTCCATATGAAGAAAATCAAGAGGACTCTGATACCCTTCAAGATCTTTCACCTGAAGAAGCATCTTATAGTCTACAGGAGCCTCTGCCTTCCGATGAAAGCTTCCTTTCTCTTGATGATCTTGCAAAAAGGATAGAGATAGCAGAGGTAAATCTAAGAGATTTAATACCAAAAATCAGAGttagaaataaatgatattttaagttgaatttatttatacatatatatgcacacatttttAACTATAATGTTAATTAAGAGCACTTGTCCTAGacacaataattttaatttaatttcagttATTAGGACTTAAATCTTAATAACATAAATTAACAAACATCTATTTATGTACTTAATATGTGCCCCATATACAtgccaaaaattgtttttaataatgatttttttaaaattcagggaAATTACTGGCCTCTGGATATAGTTGagtcatatttatttaaatgctaGTAAAAACCTTAAATAAATAGGGCTTGTATATGGCAGTTAAAGAAAGTTCAGCACATAAGATTTATTCTCCAATTAGcttttaatatcttttcattaaagtcttttctttccttctcatatagaagataaaatttagtatattccatttttaatcttaattttaaaaaaatttttaaagtagtttaaaaatattaaaatgtagttTATTAGAAACAAAGTTCCATTCTGATCTGAATAAACAATAGTGTTTTGAGGATAAACATAGTAATACTGACTTGGACTATCTACTCCATTAGCACAATAAGTAATTcagattcagattttttcctaaagaaaagaaACTCTCTTCAgtaaaacaagttaaaaaaaaaaaaaaaaaagtagccctCTTTTAGAAAATAGCCAAACCCACTggagagccttttttttttttttttttttttttttttcccctaacttaagttttattctttccttttaattgatTCTGGGCTTGTTTTGTCTACTGTTGATAATGATAGAATTCTAGGTAAAACCATAAAACTACTCTGCACAGTACTTTCAGTAAGCcaagattaaagaaaaacaaataattacatTGGTTATAATACTGTTTGAAATACTTTTCTCCCCAAGATTCCAGTAACATTTAAAGCCTTAATTGCTGCTAAAGTAGGAcataagcttctttttttttttatttttagtttccttcATTTACTATTTATAGTTGATTTTCCAGGAATAATTCTCTTTTGGAGTTTTTCTTGACATAATTAAGCAGagtaaatgataaattattttgatattcttcactctcatttatatttgtttctgtgCAACCCAGTGCAGATTTGTTGAGGCAAAtccctaaattattttttccaattcagggAGAGTGTTAACCACAGAtccacaaaaagaaatgaaaatttaggcTGAATTTTGAAGCAGTCCATGAAATCATGCTCTCTGTGCAGTCATCATGGGTGGAGAATAAGAAAGTGCTAAGTGAGGCCGGGTGCACAGGGTGGGGCAAAGCATGACAAACAGTGCCTTGTAAATCTGTATGAATGCTATATCAATGTAAATTGTTCTTATTATACTAATGTAGTAAGCTTCACACGGCATGACTTACAAGTGTAGAGTTTATGGAGTATAGAGACCTAATCTTCCAGCCTCTATTCATAGGAGAGGAAGCTTCAAGAGGTAAAGTCTAAGGAAATGGAATTGAAGACTGACTGGATTATACTCTGAACTAACTAGCCATTTCAGAGCAAAAATACAATATAGCTTATACTAATTTAATTTACTCATCAAAAGCACTGTATTAACTGTCTTCTGTGTCTAAGAGCACAGTCCCTAGACACTGAGGAAGAATGAAAATTTAGATGACACCAAATATTTTGTTGTATCAGCTAATTTTTAAGTTGGCCTTTTTGTGTGGAAATCACCTTTTATACATTGGCCAAATTAACACCAGCCCTCTAGCTGTCAATTCTAAGTTAAAATACAAATGctgacagatttttttccccctgtggggaaaaaattggcttgttctgtattttttttatttcttttataatttgccttgtttattttttattgaattaaatacaaCCAGTGGCtcaatagatagagtactgggcttgaagtcaagcctcagattcttattagctgtgtacaCCTGGACAACCTATGTTGTTtactttgctcatctgtaaaatggggataataacagcacctacctcagcctaaggatcaaatgaaatcacatttatgtagcacttagcACGGTCCCTGAGATATCACAGACAAGGTTAAGTTATCCTGGGTCTTATAGCAAATGAATGATGCTACATTTAAACTTTGGTGTTCTTGACTGCAGGTTCAAGCCTTTATCTTCTGCATCAGCTAGCTGACCCTAAAGTGAAAGTTTACTCTTAAGAGCCTAAAGTGCAAGGGCCAGAGCCAGGTTCTGATTAAAGGGGGATGAGGAAGATGACCAGAGTGTAGTTGGCTTGGTTTGTGCTCTGCATGCTCCCCTGAAAGTCAGGATTCCTTGGACTAGCAGTTAGGGGCCGCCTTTGAGTCCCCCTCATTATGAGATAGAACACTGTTTACTCAAAGAAAACAATCTCTGATAACTGTTAACTATAacagtatataacaaataactaATAACTTTCTGAATTTCTTCTCTCTTACTAAGAACCTAACATGAAATATAGGCCAGTCTGCCTGTCTTTGGGGAAAAAAGCTAAGATTTTGTCCTATTCCACCAAAACAAGGGTTCTTACTTGGAGtctgtgagtttttttttttttttaaatgcttcaatAACTGaactttaatataattggtttcttctataatctttttatttcatgcatttaaaaacactgtTCTGAAAAGAGATGCATAGGCTGTATTCATCAGACTCACAGAAGGATCtgacacaaaaataattaaaaacccCTGCTTTGGAGGTATATGTGAGAACCTTTAGCTATGTCCTCCTACTTCTAGGTCATTGAATTCCTTCACAAAAGACAACAACCacattaatattttctcattcGTGAActctttatttgttcatttttccactgtatcatttatttgataaatatatgCCCTTTATGTTATTAGACACTTTTTATGGATCTGAGTTTTCATGTCTAAGTTGCAGGACAGTGGCTTTATGCATCAATAAAGGGGGCTTACTCACCAGGAGCTGCCTACACAGATGAAAGTacagatgtagaaaaaataaatatttctcaagtTGTAGTATTGGACCCCAGAGGTTCACACATAGAAAGGTCCAAaatactgttgttgttgttgattggCTAAGTATGACTTTTCATGGACTTGCATAAATGAGTCTATCAATGCAAATTAGAGGGAaagtaggctttttttttttcatttactaataagaaaataaaaatatgtagtcttcaaaaagtgaattttgtatgtttttttaaattatgttcctTAAATTGGCCTATGCTTTTCTCAGTTTTAATATAACTGCTGACAAATGGATCCACCCACCTAAGTTGATGTGAATTGTTTATTAAAAAGAAGCAATACAATGTCCTGTCATCATTTCatcaccatttatttatttatttttgctgaggcaattggggttaagtgacttgcccagggtcacacagctaggaaatgttaagtgtctgaggccagatttgaacttaggtcctcctgacttcagggctggtgctctattcaccatgtcacctagctgccccattcatTACCATTTAGAATGATGTCAGTATTCATTCTTTAAGCTAGCAAGCCTCATATGATAGGGAGGGAATGATAAGACAGACTTGCTTATTAATCAAGAAACATGCAGTTCAATCtcttgaaaaaaatcatactttCTAATTGATATTTCGCTCAAAGTATCCTCCTTTTTGAGATTCTCAACATTGAAtcagtttcattttcattttttgtcttatttcttgCTGATTACACGttccattattttggatttcATTTTGCATATATCCTGACAAATATTTTTGCTGAATAGGATTAGCAATATAGAactgaaaagaaccttagaggtcatctagtcttacccattcagatatgactgaaatacaGCAAAGATAAGTTACTTGACTAAGGGCACTCAGCTATTAGGTGTCAACcgaaggatttaaactcagaaccTTTGAAgcaataatgatttttcttttaaaccttGCTgccttttgggggcagctaggtggcgcagtggataaagcaccagccttgaattcaggaggaccagagttcaaatctggtttcagacacttaacacttcgtagctatgtgaccctgggcaagtcacctaaccccagcctcaggaaaaaaaaaaggaaaagaaaaaccctTGCTGCCTTTCAatcattttatccccatttcaaaTATAGAGAAACCAAGTTAAAAGCATTTAAGCCATTTGCCCCTGTTCATATATTAATTCAGAGGTAGGCAATGCtaccaggtcttcctaatttcatgTCTCTCCTCTGCCATGGGGCCTATATAACTGGTCTTGTTATCCTCTATAGGATTCATATATTAATTCATGTTAACAGTATCAAATGTTAATTTGCATATACAACATgtatatgtgttaaaatatatttgcagTTTTTGCAGTTTTCCTCAATAATATCTGATGTGTTTTCCATATATCAAAcccttttcttctagttttatatTAACTGATACACATTTCTAAGCCAAAtatcaaatttctaaaaatggGGTCTATTGTTTTAAGTATCTTCTAATTGGGATAGAATGCAGAATACAATTATTGTAGTGTTAGAGataatttccaaaattttttttttacatttgttttaaaattattgagttctagattctctcccttatccccacccacaattaagaaaccacttatgaaattatacaaaacgtttccataaaagtcaagttgtcgggaaaaaaaaatagatgtcctaccctaatgaaaataaaaactatcaaaaaaaattaagggagagagagagaagagacagaaggagggagggacacacacacatacacacacacacacacacacacacacacagaatgcttcagtttgtattcaaaCAATCAGTTTCTTtgctgggtatggataggattttcatcataagtctttcagagtagtcgTGGATGATTATACTGCTGAGAATATTAAAGTCATTAACAGCTGATCATTCtggaacattgctattacttagCATATgatacatttcactttgagttcatagaggactttccaggttgttgtttttttgtttgttttttcctgagagcatcctgctcattatttctcatagaactaaaatattccatcataaacacaaCACAATTTATTGAGCtgttccccaattaatgagcatccccttcatttccaattttttttttttttttttgtctcaagtAGAgagctgctgtgaatattttttgtattttccttttttttttccaatccctTTTGGTATTCATGacaagtagtggtattgttaggtcaaagtttatgcatgaatttatagctttttgggcatagatcatatcttttgatcatttatcaaatgtgGCATGGctgtaattttttataaatttaattcatttcccTCTGTGTTTAAGAATaaaactttatcagagaaacttgctttgaaacaaaaatatttttgagaaaaaaacttgtggttttttttttaactgaaattttGTCTTAATGTAGCTGATAAACCCAAAGTTATTTCCCAATAACTTAAAGCAAAGTCACAGAAAAAAAGTGTTTCCAGATATAATTTTGGAACTCACCATTGATTTATTAGAATAACAAAAAGCTaggctctttttaattttaaccaGGTTCTATAATGTCCCATCTTCCACTTGAATATAACTGCTTTTTGTGGCCATGTTTTTGTTTACATTGCCATAGTTGGTGTATATTTTGTTCTTGTAGATCTGCTTTGGAATTTTCAACTACTTATATTCATCACTTGCTATAAATCTCCCTGAGGAGAAAGAACTCTTGAGCTTGATTGAAATCTTGTCATTTACATTAGTAAAACTTTATTGCATGCCTTTTGCTGTGTATGATGTCCTTAGTTTGAAGGAATTCCAAAAGACATTTGGTCCCTTGTGCTTAATAAAATAAGATGGATGATAATTTAGGTTGACTAAGAACTAGTTGAGTGACTAGACTCAAAAAGTATTGTTCAGTGATTCACTATCAGTTTGAAGAGAGTTCTCTGGCACAGTGCCTCTAAGGATCTGTCCTCAAccttatgctttttaaaaaacatttttattgatgatttaGATAACAGAATAGATATCATACTTATCAACTTTTTCAAGAGACATGAAGGAATTACTTTGATTCTGTATCATTTTTCATTGGTTCTCTTATGTAATTGATCCTATTCTGTATAATAGCTCCATTTTGTATGATTGCTCAAGCCACATTTCTTTGTCTACTTGCCCATGAGCTAATTTAAGATGGTCAGttctcctgctgatcatttttctattcttccctCAAGTTATCTTTGGAGGGTGCAAATGGACACCAGAGAGTCTAGCCCACCATCTCTAACCTTGTAGATAGATTCaaataatgaacattttttaGTTACACAAGTTCAGTTTCCTCTTTGAGTTAGAAGAAAATTTGTTATCCTCATATTTTATGCCTCTGGAAAATCACATGAGATCTGTTTGTAATCTTTGAAGACCTACAAGTTGATCTGGTagatggggaaaacaaaacaattggTTACACTGCTATCAGCAGGGATGAGGAGGGATGAGGACATGATTGGTTATATCAAAGAAAATGGGCTGATACCCATGTGGATCTAGAAACTACTCCTATCTGTCACTAAAGAATTTTCAATTGATTTATAGGATCTATCTTACACCCTGAGGCTACTGGTGGTGGATCTCGGATGGCAGACTCTTTGGCTCCTAGGAGGGGAAATAAGACCCTCCTTAATTGTATAAGGAAGGCAATAATAGACAGTATATCTTGTGGAAATGTGCCAGTTCTTTGTCTCTTGCACTTCACAAAATTCTGTGAAGACTGATAGGTCTATCTCATAGTTTTTGGTCATTGAGAGAGCCGTTGATCTAACTTATTGGTTTCTGCTGGTCTAACTAATAAACTGATGTGCTCAGATCATTGTATCTCAGTTTAccctaattttttaaagtaatagatGTAAAACTAGAAGGCTAGTCAATATTTCaaatggcaaaaatgaaataacattagtAAAGTGTTGTTCTGTATAGTGCTAGGtatataattgttgttgttaagttatgttcaacttttcatgatcccatttgggggtttcttggcaaatatactagagtggtttggcttcttcagctcattttatagatgagaagctgggtttttttttatacAAGGTTACATGATTttacccagaattacacagcAAGTATCTAAGAATAGATTTGTTGACTCTTCCTAACTAGAGGCttgtactctatctactgtgccacctaactactCATTATTAAGTGGT
The Sminthopsis crassicaudata isolate SCR6 chromosome 4, ASM4859323v1, whole genome shotgun sequence genome window above contains:
- the CNST gene encoding consortin isoform X3 gives rise to the protein MEEKIISLSTHAGGEESAAESNANYQPKEHKQALQSLFSLIRGEFEQLDSRILPLCLHQIAETYFQEEDYEKAMKFIELERLYHEQLLANLTSIQEQWEAKWKTAEPHVITSLRNSEKGLNGEEFERLAKLCTTHQEPLLSKHKILPTEKSLEEICFMQLMVIGDLEERGATAKKSESETCTGIEPRKQNEHKEEEKGERSLSSNQIDELMEAVSPPVSASKDHMEEQEGRAESTLESHTQPSETVGSRPGSDSSENSSKEDSCLPLGETEGHEDVAKREGIAELISGLSMVDPLILSSSEHIPLSLNPEDENLQAEGNGLQWQPQDAPDVTAREEYENSALNQQQPDLIDNDGKLPPQNVHYEDNRTSDLEDPELHLGPEEWREEEEEEEDEEEVSKETKDYLNKLLEGCLKDSEPCLPYEENQEDSDTLQDLSPEEASYSLQEPLPSDESFLSLDDLAKRIEIAEVVPTEGLVSILKKRNSEGNQLSQMQQKSSKRRVRFQEMEDSLDQDEVGGGSCLLLVLLCIVTVFLSVGGTALYCTFGDVESPVCTDFAANMDFYYSKLLQGITELKHRISFS